In Brassica rapa cultivar Chiifu-401-42 chromosome A06, CAAS_Brap_v3.01, whole genome shotgun sequence, a single window of DNA contains:
- the LOC103827527 gene encoding uncharacterized protein LOC103827527: MDYERIGKTQVTTSGGGGGGLSPRKLRSMLLLGADRKKKEDMIEPTPIMRSGSNQSDDLVASGSDDCKDVDVVCEITTDYDNVCEEVKSVSASLFEFQKDKAAPRLPNRSFSKPAPSKWDDAQKWIASPTSSNRPKTAAGGQVHVSKKGPGFGRQSSMKIPLEVEEPDTKRIDVSQVKKETGQKFVSWEVNLIDNSIATEVNLSRHDSSIATAFAQPPSTARSVSMRDMGTEMTPIASQEPSRNGTPIRATTPIRSPITSEPSSPGRRQGASASQMSNKELSEKELQMKTRREIMELGTQLGKLNIAAWASKEDEDKDASTSMKNKAASLQTSKSVSEARASAWEEAEKAKHMARFRREEMKIQAWENHQKAKSEAEMRKTEVEVERIKGRAQDRLMNKLAEIERKAEGKRAAAEAKKNRQAAKTEKQAEQIRRTGKVPSLMFSCFSFCS; this comes from the exons ATGGATTACGAACGAATCGGAAAGACCCAG GTTACTACtagcggcggcggcggcggcggcttgTCTCCGAGGAAGTTAAGGAGTATGCTTCTTCTCGGTGCTgatagaaagaagaaagaagatatgATTGAACCAACTCCAATAATGAGATCTGGGTCAAATCAAAGTGATGACCTTG TTGCTAGTGGCTCAGATGATTGCAAAGACGTTGATGTTGTGTGTGAGATCACCACTGATTATGACAACGTGTGTGAAGAAGTCAAGAGTGTTTCTGCATCCCTCTTTGAGTTTCAAAAGGACAAGGCTGCTCCAAGACTTCCCAATAGATCCTTCTCTAAACCTGCTCCATCCAAATGGGACGATGCGCAGAAATGGATCGCTAGTCCGACATCTTCTAACCGACCAAAGACAGCTGCAGGAGGACAGGTTCATGTCTCAAAGAAAGGGCCTGGCTTTGGTCGGCAGTCTTCTATGAAGATTCCTCTTGAAGTTGAAGAGCCTGATACAAAGCGAATAGATGTAAGCCAAGTCAAGAAGGAGACAGGACAGAAGTTTGTTAGCTGGGAAGTTAATCTCATTGACAACTCCATTGCAACTGAAGTTAATCTCAGCCGACATGACTCATCCATTGCAACTGCGTTTGCGCAGCCACCTTCAACAGCGAGGTCTGTGTCAATGAGAGACATGGGAACTGAGATGACTCCAATAGCGAGCCAAGAACCTTCTAGAAACGGGACGCCGATCAGGGCGACAACGCCAATCAGAAGTCCTATAACTTCTGAACCTTCAAGTCCTGGGAGAAGACAAGGAGCATCAGCTTCTCAGATGAGTAACAAGGAGCTCTCGGAGAAAGAGCTTCAAATGAAGACTAGGAGAGAGATAATGGAGTTGGGAACACAGCTTGGGAAGTTGAACATTGCTGCTTGGGCTAGCAAAGAGGATGAAGACAAAGATGCTTCCACATCAATGAAGAACAAAGCTGCTTCTCTGCAGACTTCTAAGAGTGTTTCTGAAGCTCGTGCCTCTGCGTGGGAGGAAGCGGAGAAGGCTAAGCACATGGCTAG ATTTAGACGGGAAGAGATGAAGATACAAGCATGGGAGAATCATCAGAAGGCGAAATCTGAAGCTGAGATGAGGAAAACAGAG GTGGAAGTTGAGAGGATAAAGGGACGAGCGCAAGACAGGTTGATGAACAAACTAGCTGAGATAGAGAGGAAAGCAGAGGGGAAGCGAGCAGCGGCTGAAGCGAAGAAGAATCGCCAAGCAGctaaaacagagaaacaagctgaaCAAATCAGAAGAACAGGCAAAGTACCTTCATTGATGTTTTCTTGCTTTAGCTTTTGTTCTTAG
- the LOC103827530 gene encoding defensin-like protein 10 translates to MKLSLRLVSTILLSFMLLLAAGMIPVEARTCESPSTKFQGVCLNAKNCAGVCTGEGFTGGQCSSLKCYCTKTC, encoded by the exons ATGAAACTCTCTCTGCGTTTGGTCTCAACCATTCTCCTCTCGTTCATGCTACTCCTTGCCGCAG GAATGATTCCAGTGGAAGCCAGAACGTGTGAGTCACCAAGTACCAAGTTTCAAGGAGTGTGTCTCAATGCAAAGAACTGTGCCGGTGTTTGCACTGGCGAAGGATTCACAGGAGGTCAATGCAGTAGTCTTAAGTGCTACTGCACCAAAACCTGCTAG
- the LOC103827844 gene encoding putative F-box protein At4g17200, whose protein sequence is MINDTNLPIAKRKKRAVMMTLVASLKKNGKDYYCPQARIKEVINTCFTQEFSPQVASMGKYKDCLKTRANLKKQKKHVAKVERVTRFTDLPLDLVGDKILSKVPITSLRAVRSTCKLWNALSREWILSNTPTSKRQFSSFMTMDYKVYSLRFHPHKDKYMGVYQSRKHIDILNQVEISKVFHCNGLLLCVLKDNSGLAVWNPYLGQTRWIEPRSKFHKCDMYALGYDKKRNHKILRCFDDYDIDSRKHSFIVEIYDLGSHSWRVLDVTSDWAIDFDANGASLKGNTYFFAQEEIPPCGDGSIAVSDLEDFLICFDFTNERFGPRLPLPFHSSLKEGVTLSCFGEDQLAVLHERFYTLETLEFWVTTKIEPNVVSWSKFLKLDITQHDGYLSHVGSFVIDEEEKVAMVFDGDRDDQPSNTRRYHKALAVGDGYVDFESLRKCPTESRPPLVCSSSYLPNLVQIN, encoded by the coding sequence ATGATAAACGATACTAATCTCCCAATCGCAAAAAGGAAAAAACGAGCTGTGATGATGACTTTGGTcgcaagtttaaaaaaaaatggaaaggaTTACTATTGCCCCCAAGCCAGAATCAAAGAGGTTATAAATACATGTTTCACGCAAGAGTTTTCTCCACAAGTTGCCTCCATGGGCAAGTATAAAGATTGTTTGAAGACCAGAGCGAATctaaagaagcagaagaaacaTGTGGCTAAAGTTGAAAGAGTGACGAGATTTACCGATCTTCCACTAGACTTGGTTGGTGATAAGATACTCTCCAAGGTTCCAATAACCTCTCTCCGAGCAGTGCGATCCACTTGTAAGTTATGGAACGCTTTATCCAGAGAATGGATCTTGAGTAACACACCAACATCAAAGCGGCAGTTTTCGAGTTTCATGACGATGGATTACAAGGTTTATTCATTGAGATTCCATCCCCACAAAGACAAGTATATGGGAGTTTATCAATCTAGAAAGCATATAGATATACTTAATCAAGTTGAGATATCCAAAGTATTTCACTGCAACGGCTTATTGTTATGCGTCCTCAAGGACAACTCAGGACTCGCCGTGTGGAACCCTTATTTGGGGCAAACAAGGTGGATTGAACCTAGATCAAAGTTTCACAAATGCGACATGTATGCTCTCGGGTATGACAAGAAGCGTAACCACAAAATCTTGAGATGTTTTGATGATTATGACATCGACAGCAGAAAACACTCTTTCATTGTCGAAATCTACGACTTGGGATCTCATTCTTGGAGGGTTCTTGACGTTACTTCGGACTGGGCAATAGATTTTGATGCTAACGGAGCGTCTTTGAAAGGAAATACTTATTTTTTTGCACAAGAGGAAATACCACCTTGTGGTGATGGAAGTATAGCGGTATCAGACCTTGAAGATTTTTTAATCTGTTTTGATTTTACAAACGAGAGATTTGGACCGCGTTTGCCTCTTCCGTTTCACTCTAGTTTAAAAGAAGGTGTGACACTCTCTTGTTTTGGAGAAGATCAGCTCGCGGTGCTGCATGAACGGTTTTATACATTAGAGACATTGGAGTTTTGGGTTACTACTAAGATTGAGCCCAACGTGGTGTCTTGGAGCAAGTTTTTGAAATTGGATATAACACAACATGATGGTTATTTGTCTCACGTTGGGAGTTTCGTCATTGACGAGGAGGAGAAAGTTGCAATGGTTTTCGATGGAGACAGAGACGACCAACCCTCAAACACACGTCGGTACCACAAGGCTTTGGCCGTTGGAGATGGATATGTTGACTTTGAGAGTCTTAGAAAATGTCCGACTGAGTCTCGTCCCCCACTGGTGTGCTCGTCTTCTTATCTCCCAAACTTAGTGCAAATCAACTAA
- the LOC103827845 gene encoding F-box/kelch-repeat protein At1g24800 translates to SPNDFSSSSICLKPYVPVCSKNLTRLLFVFLIFQFEATLKKPKNLGKAESKECLKTRANLKKRKKHVLNVGRVTRFSDLPLDLVGDKILSKLPITSLGAVRSTCKLWNALSREWILSNAAKLKRQVLGFMTMDYKIYSLRFHLHKDKYRGVYQSRKHIDILNQVEISKVFHCHGLLLCVLKDKSRLVVWNPYLGQTRWIEPRTNFHKCDRYAFGYDKNRNHKILRCFDDYDIINKKLSFMVEIYDLRSHSWKVLDVTSDLAIEYDANGASLKGNTYFFVQEEIPPGDGSIVVSDLEDFLICFDFTNERFGQRLPLPFHSSLQEAVTLSCVGEDQLAVLYERLYTIGTLEFWVTTKIEPNAVTWSKFLNVDMTPHDGYLSHVGSFIIDEEEKAAMVFDGRRDDQPSKTRRYHRAMTVGDGYCGLYEGLRKCPTETRPPLVCSSSYLPSLVQIN, encoded by the coding sequence TCTCCTAATgacttttcttcttcctctatttGTCTTAAACCCTATGTTCCTGTCTGTTCTAAGAACCTAACTAgacttttgtttgtgtttttaatttttcagtttGAAGCAACTTTGAAGAAACCTAAGAACTTAGGTAAGGCAGAGTCTAAGGAATGTTTGAAGACCAGAGCGAATCTAAAGAAGCGTAAGAAACATGTGTTGAACGTTGGAAGAGTGACGAGGTTTAGCGATCTTCCACTAGACTTGGTTGGCGATAAGATACTCTCCAAGCTTCCAATAACGTCTCTTGGAGCGGTGCGTTCCACTTGCAAGTTATGGAACGCTTTATCCAGAGAATGGATCTTGAGTAACGCAGCAAAATTAAAGCGGCAAGTTTTAGGTTTCATGACGATGGATTACAAGATCTATTCATTGAGATTCCATCTCCACAAAGACAAGTATAGGGGAGTTTATCAATCTAGAAAGCATATAGATATACTTAATCAAGTCGAGATATCCAAAGTCTTTCACTGCCACGGCTTATTGTTATGCGTACTCAAGGACAAGTCGAGGCTCGTGGTATGGAACCCTTATTTGGGGCAAACAAGGTGGATTGAACCTAGAACAAATTTCCATAAATGCGACAGGTATGCTTTCGGGTATGACAAGAACCGTAACCACAAAATATTGAGATGTTTTGATGATTATGACATCATCAACaaaaaactctctttcatggtcgAAATCTACGACTTGAGATCTCATTCTTGGAAGGTTCTTGACGTTACTTCGGACTTGGCAATAGAGTATGATGCTAACGGAGCGTCTTTGAAAGGAAatacttatttttttgttcaagagGAGATACCACCTGGTGATGGAAGTATAGTGGTATCAGACCTTGAAGATTTTTTAATCTGTTTTGATTTTACAAACGAGAGATTTGGACAGCGTCTGCCTCTTCCGTTTCACTCTAGTTTACAAGAAGCTGTGACACTCTCTTGTGTTGGAGAAGATCAGCTCGCCGTGCTATATGAAAGGTTGTATACAATAGGGACATTGGAGTTTTGGGTTACTACTAAGATTGAGCCCAACGCGGTGACTTGGAGCAAGTTTTTGAACGTAGATATGACACCACATGATGGTTATTTGTCTCATGTTGGGAGTTTCATCATTGACGAAGAGGAGAAAGCTGCAATGGTTTTCGATGGACGCAGAGACGACCAACCCTCAAAGACACGTCGGTACCACAGGGCTATGACCGTTGGAGATGGATATTGTGGATTATATGAGGGTCTTAGAAAATGTCCGACTGAGACTCGTCCCCCACTGGTGTGCTCGTCTTCTTATCTTCCAAGCTTAGTGCAAATCAACTAA
- the LOC103827525 gene encoding F-box protein PP2-B1, which produces MEQIQVGGGSSRNGAARLDTLPEDCISMVVSHTSPRDACVVASVSKTVKSAAESDLVWDKFLPPEYSSLVPPRSLDFSSKKEIYMSLADDSVLIDDGKKSFWLEKASGKKCYMLSAMDLNIAWIDRPLYWKWKKDPESKFEKVAKLRHVCWFEIRGKISCGMLSKGTHYSVYAVLKIGGSGSRGLDDTPMEALVGFVGEEAASKTFVLLEPKGTYPRGGYSSGSFREVSTGCSWIEIPVEEVEEERETDGSVEEPKERGDGWSEVKLGNFYNGDGGCDDDGNKIEFSIMGTEQGDWKSGLIFQGVEIRPKKEGD; this is translated from the exons ATGGAGCAAATTCAAGTCGGCGGAGGAAGTAGCCGAAACGGCGCGGCGCGGTTGGATACATTGCCTGAAGATTGCATCTCGATGGTGGTTTCTCATACATCGCCGCGCGATGCTTGCGTTGTGGCTTCGGTTTCGAAAACGGTTAAGTCAGCGGCTGAATCTGATTTGGTTTGGGACAAGTTTCTTCCGCCGGAGTACTCATCTCTTGTTCCTCCTCGATCGCTAGATTTCTCGTCGAAGAAGGAGATTTATATGTCTCTCGCTGATGATTCCGTTCTGATCGACGACGGCAAAAAG AGCTTTTGGTTGGAGAAAGCTAGTGGGAAGAAGTGTTACATGTTATCTGCGATGGATTTAAATATCGCATGGATTGATCGTCCTCTTTATTGGAAATGGAAGAAAGATCCTGAATCTAA GTTTGAGAAAGTAGCGAAGCTTCGTCACGTGTGTTGGTTTGAGATTCGAGGAAAGATAAGTTGCGGAATGCTGTCCAAGGGGACACATTACTCTGTCTACGCAGTGCTCAAGATAGGAGGGAGTGGATCACGCGGGTTAGATGACACGCCCATGGAAGCTTTAGTCGGGTTTGTGGGGGAGGAAGCTGCTAGCAAAACGTTTGTGTTACTCGAACCAAAGGGTACGTACCCGCGCGGTGGTTACTCAAGTGGTTCGTTTAGAGAGGTTAGCACGGGGTGTTCATGGATAGAGATTCCGGTGGAAGAagttgaagaagagagggagaCTGATGGGAGTGTGGAGGAGCCAAAGGAGAGAGGAGATGGGTGGAGTGAAGTGAAGCTTGGGAATTTTTACAACGGTGATGGAGGTTGTGATGATGATGGTAACAAGATTGAGTTTTCTATTATGGGGACTGAGCAGGGAGATTGGAAGAGTGGTTTGATTTTCCAGGGAGTCGAGATTAGGCCCAAGAAAGAAGGAGACTGA
- the LOC103827526 gene encoding F-box protein PP2-B1 produces the protein MVIYHTSPRDACVAASVSKTVKSAAESDLVWERFLPPEYSSLVPPRSLDFSSKKEIYLSLADDSVLIDDGKKSFWLEKASGKRCYMLSAMDLKITWSDCPAYWQWNTVPDSKFKRVAELRDVCWFEIRGKISCGMLSKGTHYSVYLVFKRAGGRSYGFEDTPMEAQVGFVGKDAAKKKFVVLEPIDMDQPSGYRYTSVSLTWVSREDRTRRLREVGGNVEEPKVRGDGWSEVKLGKVYIHDGGYDDDGDEIEFSIMETEQGDWKSAMIFQGVEIRPMKEGEEMVITK, from the exons ATGGTGATTTATCACACCTCTCCGCGCGATGCCTGCGTTGCGGCTTCGGTTTCGAAAACGGTTAAGTCAGCGGCTGAATCTGATTTGGTTTGGGAGAGGTTTCTTCCGCCGGAGTACTCATCTCTTGTTCCTCCTCGATCGCTAGATTTCTCGTCGAAAAAGGAGATTTATCTTTCTCTCGCTGATGATTCCGTTCTGATCGACGACGGCAAAAAG AGCTTTTGGTTGGAGAAAGCTAGTGGGAAGAGGTGTTACATGTTATCTGCAATGGATTTAAAGATCACATGGAGTGATTGTCCTGCTTATTGGCAATGGAACACTGTTCCTGATTCTAA GTTTAAGAGAGTAGCAGAGCTTCGTGACGTGTGTTGGTTCGAGATTCGGGGCAAGATAAGCTGTGGAATGTTGTCCAAAGGGACACATTACTCTGTCTACTTAGTGTTCAAGAGAGCGGGCGGTAGATCATACGGTTTCGAAGACACGCCCATGGAAGCTCAAGTCGGGTTTGTGGGGAAAGATGCTGCTAAGAAAAAGTTTGTGGTACTCGAACCAATCGATATGGATCAGCCCAGTGGTTATCGTTACACGAGTGTTTCGCTCACATGGGTGTCTAGAGAGGATAGGACGAGGCGTCTGAGGGAGGTTGGTGGGAATGTGGAGGAACCGAAGGTGAGAGGAGATGGGTGGAGTGAAGTTAAGCTTGGGAAGGTTTACATTCACGATGGTGgttatgatgatgatggtgatgagaTTGAGTTTTCTATTATGGAGACTGAGCAGGGAGATTGGAAGAGTGCTATGATTTTCCAGGGAGTCGAGATTAGGCCCatgaaagaaggagaagaaatggtCATTACTAAGTGA
- the LOC103827529 gene encoding putative pentatricopeptide repeat-containing protein At2g02150, producing the protein MRLIVFALHFLLKMLCSLRNFIHVNRRFPRRVSPCFPLSSVSCPFVWFTSFLCVIRYPFVTKTHPLDSNRDWIRNVVKNDLWEDPQINNLFDPVHVPRLLLDLKQDPRLALKLFKWSTNRTGSNHTVESYCIIAHILFCSRMYHDANSILREMVQLHNCDVFDALWSTRNVCVPGFGVFDALFSVLIDLDMVEEALQCFSKMKRFRVFPKTRSCNGLLQRFGKLGKREGMKSFFKDMIGAGSKPSVFTYNIMIDCMFKEGDVEAARRFFEEMKLRGLVPDTVTYNSMIDGYGKVGLLDDAVCVFEEMKCMSIEADVITFNSLINCFCKNGVLPKGLGFYREMKRSGVKPNVVTYSTLVDGFCKEGMMEQALKFYVDMRRVGLVPNEFTYTSLIDAKCKIGNLTDAFRLGDEMLEAGVEWNVVTYTALIDGLCDAERMQEAEELFGKMVAAGVVPNLASYNALIHGFVKTKNMERALELLNELKGRGIKPDLLLYGTFIWGLCGVEKIEAAKVVMKEMQEDGIKANTLIYTTLMDAYFKSGNPKEGLHLLEEMLQLDIDVTVVTFCVLIDGLCKNKLVSKAIDYFGRMSEEFGLQANAAVYTAMIDGLCKVNQVDAATSLFEEMAQEGLVPDRTAYTSLMDGNLKQGNVLEALALRDRMDEIGMKLDLLAYTSLVWGLSQCNQLQKARSFLEEMIGEGIVPDEVLCVSVLKKHYELGCVDEAVELQGYLMKHQLLTSDKNNALPDM; encoded by the coding sequence ATGAGGCTCATTGTATTCGCTCTGCACTTCCTCCTCAAAATGCTCTGCTCTCTCCGCAACTTCATCCACGTTAATCGCAGGTTCCCTCGCCGTGTAAGCCCTTGTTTCCCTCTCTCTTCTGTCTCCTGCCCTTTCGTCTGGTTCACGAGCTTCCTCTGCGTCATTCGATACCCTTTCGTCACCAAAACACACCCTCTAGATTCCAACAGAGACTGGATCCGTAACGTCGTCAAGAACGATCTATGGGAAGATCCCCAAATCAACAACCTTTTTGATCCAGTCCATGTCCCAAGGCTCCTCCTTGATTTGAAACAAGACCCTAGGTTAGCCCTCAAGCTCTTCAAATGGTCAACGAACCGAACCGGGTCTAACCACACCGTTGAGTCATACTGTATCATAGCGCACATTCTCTTTTGTTCTAGAATGTATCACGATGCTAACAGCATCCTTAGAGAGATGGTTCAGTTACATAACTGCGATGTTTTCGACGCTCTTTGGTCCACGAGGAACGTCTGTGTCCCTGGTTTTGGTGTCTTTGATGCTCTCTTCAGCGTTTTGATTGATCTTGACATGGTCGAGGAGGCTTTGCAGTGTTTCTCCAAGATGAAGAGGTTTAGGGTTTTCCCAAAGACTCGTTCTTGCAACGGTTTGCTTCAGAGGTTTGGGAAGTTAGGGAAGAGGGAAGGGATGAAGAGTTTTTTTAAGGATATGATTGGTGCTGGCTCGAAGCCGAGTGTGTTTACTTACAATATAATGATAGATTGTATGTTTAAAGAAGGAGATGTTGAAGCTGCGAGAAGGTTCTTTGAAGAGATGAAGTTGAGAGGTTTGGTTCCTGATACTGTTACGTATAACTCTATGATTGATGGGTATGGGAAGGTTGGTTTGTTAGATGATGCGGTTTGCGTTTTCGAGGAGATGAAGTGTATGAGTATTGAGGCTGATGTTATAACGTTTAACTCGCTGATTAATTGTTTCTGTAAAAATGGAGTGTTGCCTAAGGGTTTGGGGTTCTACAGGGAGATGAAGCGGAGTGGGGTTAAACCGAACGTTGTTACTTACAGCACTTTGGTTGATGGTTTCTGTAAGGAGGGTATGATGGAACAGGCATTGAAGTTTTATGTTGACATGAGAAGAGTTGGTCTTGTGCCTAATGAGTTTACTTACACTTCTCTCATTGATGCCAAGTGTAAAATTGGTAATCTAACGGATGCTTTTAGGCTGGGTGATGAGATGTTGGAGGCGGGTGTGGAGTGGAATGTGGTGACCTACACTGCATTGATCGATGGTCTTTGTGATGCTGAGAGGATGCAAGAAGCTGAAGAGCTTTTTGGCAAAATGGTTGCAGCTGGTGTGGTTCCGAATCTTGCGAGTTACAACGCTTTGATTCATGGATTTGTAAAGACCAAAAACATGGAGAGAGCGTTAGAGCTTCTGAACGAGTTAAAAGGGAGAGGTATTAAACCGGATTTGCTCCTCTATGGAACTTTCATTTGGGGTTTGTGTGGTGTAGAGAAGATAGAAGCAGCTAAGGTAGTGATGAAGGAGATGCAGGAGGATGGAATCAAAGCGAATACGTTGATCTACACAACGTTAATGGACGCTTACTTCAAGTCTGGAAACCCCAAAGAGGGATTGCATTTGCTAGAAGAGATGCTACAACTTGATATTGACGTCACTGTTGTTACCTTTTGCGTTTTGATTGATGGATTGTGCAAGAACAAGTTAGTTTCCAAGGCTATTGATTATTTTGGGAGGATGAGTGAAGAGTTTGGTCTACAAGCTAATGCAGCAGTGTACACAGCGATGATTGATGGTCTCTGTAAAGTGAATCAAGTTGATGCCGCAACGAGTCTTTTTGAAGAAATGGCTCAAGAGGGTCTAGTTCCAGACAGAACAGCATACACATCGTTAATGGATGGGAACTTGAAGCAAGGGAATGTGTTAGAGGCTTTGGCTTTACGAGACAGGATGGATGAGATTGGTATGAAGCTTGATTTGCTTGCTTACACTTCATTGGTCTGGGGGTTATCGCAGTGCAACCAGTTGCAGAAAGCGAGATCCTTCCTTGAGGAAATGATTGGGGAAGGGATTGTACCTGACGAGGTTTTGTGTGTTAGTGTCTTGAAGAAACACTATGAGCTTGGATGCGTAGATGAAGCTGTAGAGTTGCAGGGTTATTTGATGAAGCACCAGCTTTTGACCAGTGATAAGAATAACGCACTTCCAGACATGTGA